One window of Candidatus Aminicenantes bacterium genomic DNA carries:
- the hisB gene encoding histidinol-phosphatase encodes MLKKRLLFLDRDGTLIREPEDDPQVDSLEKLELLPKVVVSLNRVASTGMFHLVMVSNQDGLGTRSFPMASFQASQEKLLTLLANEGIRFAAVHIDPTWPQDNAPTRKPGTGMLNEYLNGDYDLEHSYVVGDRLSDVELARNLGCRAVWYREDTLGNRDPLVAAGLERWCDLVSGDWAVVADFLLGIR; translated from the coding sequence ATGCTGAAAAAACGATTGTTGTTCCTGGACCGGGACGGTACCCTGATCCGCGAACCCGAGGATGATCCGCAGGTGGATTCCCTGGAAAAACTGGAGTTGTTGCCCAAAGTGGTGGTCAGCCTGAACCGCGTGGCAAGCACGGGTATGTTTCACCTGGTGATGGTCAGCAACCAGGATGGCCTTGGAACGCGATCTTTCCCGATGGCGTCTTTCCAGGCGTCCCAGGAAAAACTGTTGACATTACTGGCCAACGAAGGCATCCGCTTTGCCGCCGTGCACATCGATCCCACATGGCCGCAAGACAACGCGCCCACACGCAAACCGGGTACGGGAATGTTGAACGAGTATCTGAATGGGGATTACGATCTGGAGCACTCGTACGTGGTGGGGGACCGTTTGTCCGACGTGGAACTGGCGCGTAACCTGGGTTGCCGCGCGGTCTGGTACCGCGAGGACACGCTCGGGAATCGGGATCCCCTGGTTGCCGCGGGTTTGGAACGCTGGTGTGACCTGGTTTCAGGTGACTGGGCGGTGGTGGCGGACTTCCTGCTGGGCATCAGGG